CAATGTCCTAATGGAACATATGGAAGTCCATCCACAAAACATGGTTGTGTTACTACAAAAAAGAAGAATTCCTCCACAGGTGACAAGCCACTATATGCGGACACTGCCTATTACCTTATATTTTCCATATTACAATCACTACTTTATTAACTTTTACTTCTGCGTATGCTAGAAACTTAGGAGATATCTGTATGAGAAATTTGCAGTAAAATTTAGGATATACCACTAATAGGACTCTTTTCACACAGTCTCTCCCTGTTCATTTCTAACATAAACCTAGTAACATCAATCTGGTTATGATAAAAAAAATCTACTTACAATTATTCAATGTGTCTTAATCTATATTCATTTTTTCCTCCTCTGATAGCATTGCTTCGCACCTCACACGCCTTGAATATGTATTTAATTGCAACCTAATGTGAGTTCTGTTAGCTTTAGTTGGATCCCGTACTAGGACTTCATGAGTCTAGATTGTGGCTTTCCAATTTTGATGCGCCTAGTAGCTAAGTTATTTTAACCTTGTATTAGTAGAAACTACATTCTCTTTATTATAAAAATGGATATGCTTGGTCTAAGCATCAGGGCTAGGATACAAGCATTCCTTGTTTAAAAGGAAACTATGATTCCAACTCCTTAATTTAGCCCATTGATCTTCTTTTTTCAGGTCTAAGCATTGGGCTAGGAGTAGGCGGTGGAACAAGTCTTTTGCTAGCACTAGGTGCTCCGTTCATATCACGTAAAATAAAGCTAcaaaagaagagaaagatgagagagAAATTTTTCAATCAAAATCATGGGCTACTATTGCAGCAGCTTGTATCGCATAATGGAGACATTGGAGAAAGGATGACAATTACTTTAAGAGATCTAGAGAAGGCTACAAACAATTTTGATAAAGCACGTGTGATTGGTGGAGGAGGGCATGGCGTTGTGTTCAAAGGAATTATTGATCTAAAGGTCGTGGCAATCAAGAAATCAAGGATTATAGTAGAAAGGGAGATCAATGAATTTATAAATGAAGTCGCCATTCTTTCTCAGGTCAATCATAGAAATGTGGTGAAGCTATTAGGATGTTGCCTTGAGACAGAAGTCCCGTTACTAGTTTATGAATTTATCTCAAATGGAACTCTCTATCAACATCTCCATGTTGAAGGACCAATGTCACTACCATGGGTAGACCGAATAAGGATTGCATTGGAAGTTTCTAGAGCTCTATCCTACCTACATTCAGAGGCTTCGATGCCTATATTCCATAGAGATATTAAGTCTAGCAACATACTTCTAGATGACAGTTTAACAGCAAAAGTATCTGACTTTGGCACTTCAAGATACATCCTGATTGATCAAACTGGAGTAACCACAGAGGTTCAAGGAACAAGGGGTTACCTAGATCCCATGTACTATTATACAGGCCGACTAACAGACAAGAGTGATGTCTTCAGTTTTGGTGTTCTTCTTATTGAATTGCTAACCAGAAAGCAACCATTTGTCTATCGGTCCAGGCATGGTGATAACCTTGTGTCACATTTCAGAAAGTTGCTCGTGATAGGTAATCTTGTTGGCATAATAGATCCTCAAGTCATGGAAGAGGAAGATGGAGAAGTCCAAGAAGTAGCTACATTAGCAACAATGTGTACTAAATTGAAAGGAGAAGACCGGCCTATAATGAGAGAAGTGGAGATAATACTTGACAGCATACTGGTTAAGAAGAAGCAGGTTCCATATATTGCAACAACAAGGAGGTATGATGAGAATAATGAAACACCGGTTCACTGCATGTCAATTGAAATGGCAACTGACCAAACAGATAGGCGACTTGCTATGGAAGAAGACGCGAATAATAGCGAAATAAGCCGGCAGTATACTATGGAAGAGGAGATATTGTTGTCAGGAAGTTACCCCTGATAAACCTGTGCTTTCATGAACAACAACGAACTTCGTTCCTTCGCGCTTCCAAATTATTCTGTAAACTTTCCGTGGATGCATTTTCTATTGTTGATTCCACAAATATAATTCCTTTTATGAATACTATGAAGACATTAGTATTGTCTATGGTGAACATAATTTACTTCTTGATCTGTTTTCCTGTTTTCTGTTAGGACTACTGCCACGAGGTTTAAAACAGAGTAAGTAATAAATGTGACTCTGTATTCTTGCGATATTGTATTCTCGGGACCTATTTAATCTATGCATGTAATGAATAGTACAGCAGTTTTGATGCTGAAATGTAGGCCTCCACAAATACAAGTTGCAATGTAGAAAATAAATTCAGCCTGGTGATTCTGTTAGCGCGGCGAGATCATGGCTTTTGGTAGCACTGTGGGAGTCCTTCCCGCCCGCGAAGCAGCGCAGGTGCAGTGGTAGTGACGACGAGGCAGGTGCTTGCTTACCAGGACCGGAGTGAACGACCTGAGCGTGTGCTTGCCGGCCAGCGAGCACGGCCGGATCAAAGGAATCCACGTTCAGAGTTCAAACTGGAGCACAGTGGCATGGCGGAAGCAGGCGGCGCTGTCAGAGTTGTAACCAAGTGAACTGATGGAGTGAACTCGAATAATTGTCCGACCAAGTGAACTGCCGACGTGCACTGCGCGTTATAGTATGTGAGATGTCATCCTCAGGCGGCCGGCGTAGAAAGATGCATGATGCCATGATTTGGATGCACGTACGTCAGCACGATATACTATAGGGGCAGGCCGACGAGCGAGAGAGGCGTGGTCAACGTTGGGTGGATTTGATGAAGAGCTGACGacgactaaatatatatatgctaCTGGTGGTGCATGCAATTGGCGATGCCTTGGACCATCAGAGCAACGTACGCTGTGGTTCTGGTTCATGGACGACGTAGGGAGCTGGTCAAGTCGATCGCTGAGCGGTTGAGGTGTTCGTCAGTTGTCCATATTGCAGTGTCCACCGCTAGCGATGGCCGGCAGCACCTTCTGCTGTGCTACTGCCACTTGGAAGAGTAAGCACTCCATGACGTCAAGGAGAGACACTTTCACTGAACATAAACACTGTATCATGTGCTATTTATAGTGAGGACACATGAGTAGTGCTTAATTCCATAGCCAAACAAAACAAAGAGCCCTTTGTTTTACTTCCTTATGTTCTAGCAGCCAAGCACACATGGAGAAGAAGGTAGCTAGTGAAAAAGATGTAATAGCACTTGCTGCTGTAGTCGCGACGCTGCTGATGCTCCCGCCACCAGCTGCGACAACAAGCACCGAGCCGATCAGTGGCTACTGCACCAGGACGTGTGGCAACATCAGCATCCCCTACCCATTTGGCATAGAGACCGGCTGCTACCACGCCGACTGGTTCAACCTGGGAGTTTCACTTGTCAGTGCCCTGCTGGTTTTACAGGCAATGCTTCTTTCCCAAATGGATGCAAAGGTACACAATGCCAATCCAAGTTTATGGTTATCATAGTCCTTAGTACAGCTTACAAGATCAGTACCGGTGCTACTACTTATGTCATGACCATTCAAAttttcggcttgtttccttttaACCTTATTTCATTTTATAGTTTCACCCATGCATTTTCCAATGACATAGTCTTGTAGTTATTGTGATACTGCTTACTGAATCGACATGAATCCCACCTAACACATAAATCAGTCAGCAAGTCAAGTCACCGCGTGCCTGTCGTTATTTTTGCTTTCATGGACGACGAAATTAACTTAACTTCGGCGGTGTTTAGGCAAACTTTGCACAGTGAAGATTCCccactgtagtatttcgtttgtatttataaATTATtgtcaaacattgactaattaggttcaaaagattcgtctcgcaaagttaaagcaaactgtgcaattagtttttgatttcgtctacatttagtactccttgcatgtaccgtaagtttgatgtgatggagaatcttctttttgtatagtgcacTTTTCAGGAGTTTGGAGGAACTAAACgaggggccttgtttagttccaaaaagttttcccaaaaagtgctacagtaaccatcacatcgaatcttgcgatacgtgcatggagcattaaatgtagacggaaaaaaaaactaattgcacagtttggttgaaaatcgcgagacgaacgttttgagcctaattagtccatgattgaatactaattgccaaataaaaacgaaagcgctacggtagccaaattctcaaatttctcCCAACTCAACACAGCCTTAGTTCGTCTTCGTCCTTGCGTACGTCGTGCTAGTTAATTTAATTTCACTGGAGAAACTGTGTGTGGCATGCCCTATTTATGGTGAGGAACGTAACTGACGAGGATGACATGGGTCGTGCTTCCGATCCATATAAGCAGGCACACATGAAGACGAATGTAGCAGTGGCTAAAACAGTTGTAGCACTTGCTGCTGTAGTCGCGACGCTGCTGCTGATGCTCCCGCCATTTGCTGGCGGCGGCGCCGCACTTGCTGCAACTGCAGCAACAGCCACTGGTCTGGGCAGTAACTGCACCAGAAGCTGCGGCAACATCAGCATCCCGTACCCGTTCGGCGTCGAGCTCGGCTGCTACCACGCCATCGGCTTCAACCTCACCTGCAAGCAGCAGCACTCCCACCGTCAGCCACCCAAGCTGCTCCTCGGCGACGGCACCGTGCAGGTGCTGGACATCTCTGTTGAACACAGCACGGTGCGCATCTACAGCCCCGGCGTGCAGTTGCAGCATGATGGCATCAGCACCGGCGGGACATGGGGCCTCGGGCTCCCAGAGACCGGACCGTACTTCCTGTCGGAGTCGGGCCCTGTTTAGATCTCACccaaaaatcaaaaattttcaagattctctgtcacatcaaattttacggcacatgtatggagcattaaatataggcaaaaagaataactaattgcacagtttgcctgtaattggcgagacaaatcttttaagcctaaatagtctataattgaacaatttttaccaaatacaaacgaaaatgctacagtagccaaaagccaaaaattttcagaactaaacgcgccctcagCTAGCATGGTCGAGGCGATAGGGTGCGACATCCAGGTCAGCATTAGCGGTACGATAGGAAATAATGTCAGCCTGGTGAGTTCTTGCACTGCTATCTGCCCCGTTATTTTGTCCGAAGATGGTGGCGGTAGCGGTACGATAGGAAATGGCAGCTGCACTGGCATTGGTTGCTGTCAGGCCAGCATCGTTGTAGGCTACTCTTCCTACAGAATCCAGATTGACCCGGTTTCTTCTGCCATAAGCTTGTACATTCCTACTTCGGTATTCATAGTCGACCAGAGTTTCTTTATCAGTATCAATTTTACTGGAGAACGAATTCCTGGATCGCTTACTACGGCTACACTAGACTGGATAATTAGCACTTCGACATGTCCTACAAATATGACCGCCCCAGAATGTCTCAGTAACCACAGCTATTGCCAAAATTCCTCTTCCTTGGGCCATGGTGGGTATACATGTCAATGCGCAGATGGTTATCAGGGTAATCCTTTTGTTCAAGGTGGATGCCAAGGTACACTACGTAGCGAATCAATCTTTTTTAATTATATTTTCTCAGCCTGAATCTGCATACATCCTTTGGTGCTCCTAACACATACCTTATTTTTTGGTTATAGATATAGACGAGTGCAAATATCCCGACCAATATGTTTGCTATGGTGTTTGCAAGAATACACCTGGAAGTTTTATTTGCCAATGCAACACTGGCTATACAGGCAATGCTTCCATCCCAAATGCATGCACAGGTATAATAAGATGGAAATCCTAAATACATTTGGTTATAACTTACGACTACTTGCTCTAGAGTTATTACAAGGCTTGCTATATACATATTGGACACTATAACAAGACATTAAAACAAAATCCATCTGCTCTAAATTTCCTAGACATTGACGAGTGCAAGCACCAGGAAGCATACTCATGCTACGGGATATGCCAAAATTTCCCTGGAACTTTTAATTGCCAGTGTCCAGATGGAACCTATGGAAATTCTTCTACAAAAGGGGGATGCATTACATTCAATAACTCATTTACAGGTACTAAGCAGCCGCTATATGCAATGCAAGCTTAAACTTTCCGATTTCACtcacagaattaatatttttcatcTTGATATATTTTTTTACTCCGAATCCTGAACGTGTCGTGTCAT
This DNA window, taken from Miscanthus floridulus cultivar M001 chromosome 13, ASM1932011v1, whole genome shotgun sequence, encodes the following:
- the LOC136500245 gene encoding wall-associated receptor kinase 3-like, which produces MEKKVASEKDVIALAAVVATLLMLPPPAATTSTEPISGYCTRTCGNISIPYPFGIETGCYHADWFNLGVSLVSALLVLQAMLLSQMDAKAHMKTNVAVAKTVVALAAVVATLLLMLPPFAGGGAALAATAATATGLGSNCTRSCGNISIPYPFGVELGCYHAIGFNLTCKQQHSHRQPPKLLLGDGTVQVLDISVEHSTVRIYSPGVQLQHDGISTGGTWGLGLPETGPYFLSESASMVEAIGCDIQVSISGTIGNNVSLVSSCTAICPVILSEDGGGSGTIGNGSCTGIGCCQASIVVGYSSYRIQIDPVSSAISLYIPTSVFIVDQSFFISINFTGERIPGSLTTATLDWIISTSTCPTNMTAPECLSNHSYCQNSSSLGHGGYTCQCADGYQGNPFVQGGCQDIDECKYPDQYVCYGVCKNTPGSFICQCNTGYTGNASIPNACTDIDECKHQEAYSCYGICQNFPGTFNCQCPDGTYGNSSTKGGCITFNNSFTGLSIGLGVVGGTSLLLLAIGAPYIMRKIKLQKVKKMKQRFFKQNQGLLLQQLISRSTDIGERMIITLRDIEKATNNFDRARIIGGGGHGVVFKGILDLHVVAIKKSKIVVQREINEFINEVVVLSQVNHRNVVKLLGCCLETEVPLLVYEFISNGTLCHHLHVEGPVSLPWHDRMRIAAEVAKAISYLHASASMPIFHRDIKSSNVLLDDALTAKVSDFGASRYIPIDQTGVTTAVQGTMGYLDPMYYYNGRLTDKSDVFSFGVLLVELLTRKRPYVYRSVDDDGLVSHFVSLLAEGKLVDIIDPQVMEEEGGEIEEVATLAAMCTKLKGEDRPTMREVEMALECLLVKKRQVQYNGTRQTNSGETAGPYMSTDRGTKEASRQYTMEEEMLLSASFPR
- the LOC136500348 gene encoding wall-associated receptor kinase 2-like is translated as MEKVMRVIVSFAVVATLLMHPPSFGGAVPAAAATGVAGNCTSSCGNISILYPFGVELGCYHAIGFNLTCNHSSDQPKLFLGDGTVQVLDISVENSTVRINSTAVQFQYDDGSGRTTNSRTSTWGLGLPRNGPYFLSESTSMLQVIGCDIQVIQGGVNNSLVSSCTAICPSIEAGIIVGARNGNCTGIFCCQTSIVLGYSFYSIQMNLLSGGSQGLLIPPAVYIVDQIFNADPLDMLNNGTPKALPATLDWIISNSTCLTNITAPECLSNHSYCQNSSSLGHVGYTCQCADGYQGNPYVLGGCQDINECEFPYQYPCYGVCKNTPGNFTCQCQTGYTGNASVPNGCIDIDECENPEAYSCYGICKNFLGTFQCQCPNGTYGSPSTKHGCVTTKKKNSSTGLSIGLGVGGGTSLLLALGAPFISRKIKLQKKRKMREKFFNQNHGLLLQQLVSHNGDIGERMTITLRDLEKATNNFDKARVIGGGGHGVVFKGIIDLKVVAIKKSRIIVEREINEFINEVAILSQVNHRNVVKLLGCCLETEVPLLVYEFISNGTLYQHLHVEGPMSLPWVDRIRIALEVSRALSYLHSEASMPIFHRDIKSSNILLDDSLTAKVSDFGTSRYILIDQTGVTTEVQGTRGYLDPMYYYTGRLTDKSDVFSFGVLLIELLTRKQPFVYRSRHGDNLVSHFRKLLVIGNLVGIIDPQVMEEEDGEVQEVATLATMCTKLKGEDRPIMREVEIILDSILVKKKQVPYIATTRRYDENNETPVHCMSIEMATDQTDRRLAMEEDANNSEISRQYTMEEEILLSGSYP